Below is a genomic region from Chloroflexota bacterium.
AAACGCTTTTCGGCGCGGGTTGCCTGGGTCTTGAGGTAGCGCAAACGGGGCTCTATCTCGTTGAGGATATCCCGAACCCGTTCGAGGTTGCGCCTGGTTTCGGCGAGCTGGCGCAGGGCAGTATCGCGCTTGGCCTGATGGCCGGTGATGCCAGCAGCTTCCTCCAGCAGGGCGCGGCGCTCATCGGGTCTGAGCGATAAGGCCTGATCGACCAATCCCTGGCCAATCATGGTGTAGGTCCGTTTTGCCAGACCAGATTGACTCAGCAGTTGGTTGATGTCCTTCAACCGCACGCGAGTGCCGTTCAGATAATACTCGTTTTCACCTGATCGATAGGCGCGCCGGGTGATAACCACTTCGCCATAGTCCACCGCCAGCCAACCGTCGGTGTTGTCCAGTGTCAGGCTGGCCTGGGCCATGCCCAATCGGGCGCGCTCGTTGGAGCCGCTGAAGATCATGTCTTCGCTGCGTTTGGCGCGCAAACGAGTGAAGCTTTGTTCTCCAAGAACCCACTGGATCGCGTCAGAGATATTCGATTTTCCACTGCCGTTGGGGCCGACGATGGCGGTCAGCCCTCCCTTGAAGTGGAAATTGGTTTTGCCAGCGAAGGTTTTGTAGCCGTGAAGTTCAAGTTGTTTGAGACGCATAGGCTTTGTGGTGTCGTTAGGATCGATGTCGATTTCAGCCTCCATGGGCGTCCGTTCAGGTTCCTGGTCGTTCTCCGGATCAGTTTTCATGACCCGCGAAACCCTCGTCGTAGCTGCGAATAAGGGTGTGCAACAGCTGTTGAGCAAGCCTGGTATCCAGAGTGCAATCCGTGGGACGTGCCAGGCCACTCCCGCGGCTCAGGCCGGACAGGATAAGGTTCCGGTCGAGCCCGTAGTAACCCGCCAGGCGTTCGCCCATCTCGAAGCGGCTGAGAGCCTGAGGCCCTGCCACGTTGATGACGCCGCTAAGCCTGTTTCCTGCCAGCTCCAGCAGAGCGGAGGCCAGATCCTCGATCCAAATAGGGCAGCGAATCTCATCGGTAAAGAGGGTGACTGTCTGTCCCTTCCTGTTGCTATTGACAAGCCAGGCCGTGCTGTCGTCGGGCGGGTCCAGGCGGCCAATCAGGGAGGTCCGTACGATGACAGCCTGGGGTGCTGTGGCGCGGACGGCATACTCGGCTTCAGCTTTTGCTACACCATAGTCGTGTGTTGGCAGCGGGTTTGGTCGAGCCGTTTCGTCGTAGGGCGCCCCTTGGCCGCTGAAGACCACATCCGATGAAAGGTGAACCAACCGGGCGCCAATGAGAGAAGCCCCTTCCGCCACGTACCGGCTGCCATTAACGGTGGCAGCCTGCGCGTCCGGCCCAGCCTTCTGATAGGCCGTGTGGATGATGGCCGTTGGACGAATCTGCCCAAGGAGATCCAACACCTGCTGCCGTTCCGAGATATCCAGCTGGGCCAGGCGCACGGGGCCCTTGCTCGGATCGGGAGGGTTGCGATGCCAGGTGCCCCAGATCTTGTTAAAGGAACTGGTGGCAACAGATGCCTGTCGAACGATTTCCCCGCCGAGGAAACCGCTGGCACCTGTCACCAGGAGAACAGGTTGATTGCCAGGCTTATCGACGCAGGGTTCGGGCTGGTTTGCTGCTCGCGGTTTCGGCAGTGACTCGCTAGACTGGTGCATTCTCCACCAGGGCGGATGTATCAATAAGGTCGGCCGCCACGTCT
It encodes:
- a CDS encoding SDR family oxidoreductase, which encodes MHQSSESLPKPRAANQPEPCVDKPGNQPVLLVTGASGFLGGEIVRQASVATSSFNKIWGTWHRNPPDPSKGPVRLAQLDISERQQVLDLLGQIRPTAIIHTAYQKAGPDAQAATVNGSRYVAEGASLIGARLVHLSSDVVFSGQGAPYDETARPNPLPTHDYGVAKAEAEYAVRATAPQAVIVRTSLIGRLDPPDDSTAWLVNSNRKGQTVTLFTDEIRCPIWIEDLASALLELAGNRLSGVINVAGPQALSRFEMGERLAGYYGLDRNLILSGLSRGSGLARPTDCTLDTRLAQQLLHTLIRSYDEGFAGHEN